The genomic region AATTTAGACCTTTCAGTTTGTGTAAcgttttgtataaaaatttcTCCAAAGTCCTAACAAATAGACTTAAGAAAATTTTGCCTGATATTATTACTGAGAATCAAAGTGCTTTCACTAAAAGTCGACTTATCTTTGACAATATATTGGTAGCTTTTGAGTCTTTACACAGTATGCAGAGACATAAAGGAAAGGAAGATTGTATGGCCATCAAGCTTGACATGAGCAAAGCATATGATAGAGTGGAGTGGTCTTATTTGTCCTCAATCATGGAAAAAATGGGGTTCACAGAGCACTGGATCAATCTCATGATGCTATGTGTCAAAACTGTGACATATTCCATACTGGTAAATGGGGAACCCAAAGGCAGGATCACACCAACAAGAGGCATTTGCCAAGGAGACCCACTCTCTCATTTCCTATTCTTACTTTGCACTGAAGGCCTTAATGGACTACTTAATCAAGCCTCTCATCAAGGACACATTAAGGGCTACTCTCTTTGTCGAAATAGTCCATGACTAACCCATCTTttgtttgcagatgatagcCTGTTGTTTTGCAGGGCCACCATAGAGGAGTGCCAAAGGGTTCTGAATATTTTGAAAGTGTATGGGAAATGCTCAAGTCAATAGATTAACTGAAGCAAGACAACAATTTTCTTTAGTAAATCTACCAGTGATGATATCagaaatcaaataaagttgGCACTTAGGGTACTAGAAATTATTCAGTATGAAAAATACTTGGGATTACCATCCTTGGTGGGgagaaacaagaaagcaagcTTCAATTATATTAAGGAACGAATGTGGAAAAAATTGCAGGGCTGGAAGGAGAAACTCCTATCACAAGCTGGAAGGGAGATCTTAATAAAAGCAGTCGTCCAAGCTATTCCAATCTATACTATGAGTTGTTTCAAACTTCCTTTGGGGCTTTGCTCAGAAATCGAGAGCTTGATAAGAAGATTTTGGTGGGGTTAGAAAGGTGACCGGAGAAAAATTCATTAGGTGAAGTGGGATACACTCTGCCTCCCAAAGAAGGAAGGTGGTATGGGCTTCAAAGATCTAGCCAACTTTAATGATGCTCTCTTGGCCAAGAAAGCTTGGAGATTACTTCATAATAAGGATTCCCTCTTTTATAGAGTctttaaaatgaagttttttccAAATTGTAGTATTTGGGAGGCTCAAGAATCTAGTTTTGGCTCGCATGCTTGGCATAGCATTTTAAAGGGAAGAGATGTGCTACTTAAGGGAGCAAGATGGAGGGTTGGGTGTGGAGAAGCAATTAGCATTTGAAATGATGCGTGGCTGCCATCACAGGATCATCCACAAGTCCTTTTTGACATGGTACCAGGTTTTAAAGATGCAAGAGTTTCTGAGCTCATCAACCCGATCATAAGAACATGGGACTTAGATTTAGTGCATGGATTGTTGTCATTTGATGAAGCTGCTTTGGTTTTCAGCATCCCTTTAAGTCGTACTCCCAATGGAGGACAAGATCATTTGGCCCTTCACCCTATCAGATATTTACACTGTAAATTCAGGCCCTAAATTTCTTGCAAAACTAACTTCTATGCAGGTCCCTTTAGTCAACACGCAGCAGCAGAATGAAGTGTGGAATTAGATTTGGGGGCTCAATGTCCCCCAACAAGGTGCGGAACTTTATGTGGCGAGCGTGCAAAGAAGCCATACCAGTGAAGCAAAACTTAATGAAGAGGAGGATATTATTGGAAGACAAGTGTGAGCAATGTGGGGTTGAGGCTGAAACAGTATTCCATGCTTTGTGGGAGTGTGCCATGCTAGATGATATTTAGGATGGTGTTCCAGATTTTGAAGACCGAAGACTGAGACTTGATCATTTTGGTccatgagaaaagaaaaaatatagacCTCATGGCCATGGTGATGTGGACGATATGGCATAGGCGAAATCAAATTCGAGTGAGCACAAATGACTTTCCCAAAGCTCAGGTTCTCCAACAAGCATCTCAGACCCTTACCACTTTTCAACAGAGCCAATACTCCCTTAGTCAACCTTTAGCTGTCATTCGACCCCAGGCCAGTGCTCAATGGAGTCCACCTTCGGCGAATTGTCTCAAACTGAATTTTGATGGGGCAGTTTTTTCGGAGCTGGGCAAGGTGGGTTTTGGAGTGGTAGTTCACGATTGTCAAGGAAAGGCTATAGCTTCGCTGTTAGAGCAAGCCCTTCTGCCATTTTCGCTGGTCATAGTGGAAGCCATGGCAGCAGCAAGGGCAATGTCCTTCGCACAAGAACTTGGTATTTCAAAGTTCATGCTTGAAGGTGATTCGAAAGTGGTAATAAATTCTCTTCCAAGTAAGGAAGCCTCCCTATCTTCTTTTGGCCATCTTCTAGAGTCTGACAAATCCTTATTAGTTACCAGTAAATGTATTGCTTTTTCTCATGTTCGTAGAACTAGTAATAAAGTAGCCCACAACCTAGCTAGACATGCAAGACACGTTAGAGGTTTGTCGGTGTGGGTGGAGGATGTTCCACCACACCTCTATGATGTACTTTTTGTTGATCCTGGCTGATTTTCAATACAAGTAGCAatcttcattctcaaaaaaaaaaaaaaaaagaagaagtcaatGTGCATCTTTATGATTAAACTTGACCACGTGCAATTACAATTAGTTATTCCACCTATGATGGTGTTGCGctgttttatttttggaaaattttgtaaagaaaTTTTGTATTGGGGTAATAAATTTTGAGTATGAAATTAAAGATTGttacaaacaaaatcaaaataagaaaaaatttaacaaaaatttaaatattttttagaggaGAAAAGCTTAAAATtatacatctatatatatatatatatattttaaaaattttggatttaaaaaaaattagtttgattctgaaaaataaaaatttgaacacttAATGGAAACATTTAATGAAAGTTGATAGAGAtgccttaattaaataaacttgaacTTTAATAACTCAATTAAATGAAAGTAAATTTTAAGgcctaaaatgaattttagtcAGATTTAGAGGATGCAATTTACATTTTTactctattatttttatttgtgtatTTTACAACCCGTGTTATATCAAAGAGTCTTTGACATGcgtattttttattaaaaaaaaatttcaatttagttGATAACTGAATATTAAATAGTATTATTCAATGACAACAAATTTTACCTAACATTTAAACAAATCCCGAATTTTATTGCAAACATTTTGGTGGATTTAGTAGAAGAAGATGCTGTAgttctaaaattgaaaataaacaaaCTGATTTAACATAATCGTGTAAAGAAAAGTGGTAATTGAAAAtaatcaaatgatttttttaaaaaaataagcaatTTTATTCAACACATGTCTAATGAGCTGCTCCCAATAACgtttttaatagtttatttcaaatacatttgaagttgaaattttaattcataatttttttaaatcatttttagcCTTTATCTCATGAAATTCctcaatttgaaaaaaaaaaaaaaaaatttaatggattgaaatggaccaaagtggactgaatgaaTCAAAGTCAACCAAAAGAGACTAAATTGAACTGAAAGAACTGAAGTGGACTAAATGGGCCTAAGTGGAACAAAATGGACCAAAAGAATCGAACTGGAAGAAGTGGACCGAAATGGAATGAATTGGACAAAATTGACTAGAATaaaccaaagtggactgaattaGCCTAAGTAGACTAAAAggactgaagtggaccaaattggCCTAGTGGACCTAAATGAACAGAAATGACCGAATGGGCATaagtggaccaaaatagacTAAATTAGACCAAACTAGACCGAATTGAAGCAAATGGACCGAGGTGGACTAGAAATGGACCGAATTAAACCTAAAGGACTAAATGGACCGAACTAGAccaaatataaagaaatgggttgaaatggaccaaattggatgGAAATGCTAAGATTCATATTTTAGATATTCCTAGTTTCCCCGAATGAATGCCTTTGCAGTTTTATTATTACATTCAGTTGTTACACCTATCTAACTTTATACAAATTTAATGGCTCAAAAATTGAGTAAGAATCCTCTCCCTGGAAAAAGGTATCCTCACATGCCCCAGCTTAAGATTGCCATTTAATTTGGAAGAATTACTagaaaacaataataacaattgttaatatttatgtgtttttaatGGTGGAAAAGGATTCTAttcatttgatatatatatatatatatatatatatatatatatatagttcggACTCAGATTAAATATTAGAAATCTAAATATGTATCTAATgtcacaattttaaaaaacgTGGCATTTTGTAGTTTGTACACCtctaaatttaagaaataaaatcttaacttTGAAGTGAATTCATTAATACTTCAAACTAGCTTATAATCTCTTCAACCTAAATTTGACTTTGCAAAGGCACATGGTCATACCCAAGAAAGGAATGATCAGTATATCTAGTTATCAAAATATCGTTATATATATGACAAAATTACTTTACCAATGCATTTTATGAAGgaattatcaataaatttaaattactgCAAGTATTTATTGCACTACTTCAAGCAGCAAGACTACACATAATTTTCCAATTAGTCTATGCATGCTCAAATTAATCATTATAGATAAATTTAGCAAAGCTATCCAAGTAGCATCATATATATTGTCCTTTCAAGAAGGTTTAGTTGAAATTGATTAATTgaaagctcttttttttttttttagaaaactcgACGGTAGAAATTTGCATTACTTCTCTACAGAGTTACAATAAAGATATATCAAAATCACTCTGGAAACATACTCCCAGGTGAGACATGCATACCCCTAATGCTAAAGCCGCCCGTAGGGCTCAAGCTAGGGCCAGAACATGAAAGTAAAAGTAAACTGTGGAGTGTGGACCATATAAGTTGTTGGACTCATTGTATACTAAGCTTATGTTCTCTGTGCTTCCATAAGTCTTTGGTACTCTGTCAGCAAAGCTAAAGCCCCATCAACAATGACCTTCGGCTGCAGCTGtattttttcaaaacttgttGCGAGCATTCCAAAGAGCCCACGCTGTAGCTGCCCAGAC from Castanea sativa cultivar Marrone di Chiusa Pesio chromosome 11, ASM4071231v1 harbors:
- the LOC142616950 gene encoding uncharacterized protein LOC142616950; protein product: MAMVMWTIWHRRNQIRVSTNDFPKAQVLQQASQTLTTFQQSQYSLSQPLAVIRPQASAQWSPPSANCLKLNFDGAVFSELGKVGFGVVVHDCQGKAIASLLEQALLPFSLVIVEAMAAARAMSFAQELGISKFMLEGDSKVVINSLPSKEASLSSFGHLLESDKSLLVTSKCIAFSHVRRTSNKVAHNLARHARHVRGLSVWVEDVPPHLYDVLFVDPG